One genomic region from Drosophila subpulchrella strain 33 F10 #4 breed RU33 chromosome 2R, RU_Dsub_v1.1 Primary Assembly, whole genome shotgun sequence encodes:
- the LOC119550697 gene encoding uncharacterized protein LOC119550697, producing MADPDISEIDQSVAPPIGGDINFNLNNERLDCEHLDHMTDSWTDTQRPSFVTALLRFFGNVFVDIFNAIFS from the exons ATGGCGGATCCAGACATTTCGGAGATCGATCAGTCTGTGGCCCCGCCCATAGGCGGCGATATAAACTTTAATTTGAACAACGAGCGATTAGATTGCGAGCATTTGG ATCACATGACCGATAGCTGGACCGACACGCAAAGACCCTCATTCGTCACCGCACTGCTCAGATTTTTCGGCAATGTTTTTG tcGATATATTCAACGCAATTTTCAGCTAA
- the LOC119550561 gene encoding RNA polymerase-associated protein CTR9 homolog isoform X1 has translation MDGILGLRDICPNLEGMQLRTCIQKALTCYTNSQRQTITKLLEEGIKKCTTPYESYKADLIRANILLVACFTNMAYEEQGKLRMALQAKLVNIFQTLEGYKGPDDLSLRVIKGFALMLSPSTAPEADGLFDGILRQNSNHIPALIGRGCLAFNRQDYIGSLGYFKSVLMTDPGGPVDVRVGIAHCFWKMGDLISARRSFEFAFEHNRRSQNALLGMAILNLNESDTQLYNEGINLLSAAFEINKRHPVALSILASYYYSIDDHQMALRLAGNAIGFTEIPQLKSHSFYQVARSQHAIGEYEYARMYYQKAVDSAPEGYVLPQMGLAQMYLRDGESDKAKICLETFLKYLPNESNAMRLLARIYLNERSPGQGEKAIEMLIKVVAKPSAHQDWDSWLSLALAYQQNGLWELAINAYDKAITIYMDQRLQIPVEWLNNQAVSQMSAKQPENALATLQEAFPNMGSQEDKPNKSTNYLTMRYNYARILEAMRMYEKAQTQYSSIIASYPDYHDCHLRLGLMAMQLGQLNRALEHFKDVLAIENDNIGARTYLGECYMMLSLSKQSIYNYSVILRSPGNTEDSYCLMALGNFYLKKCQNSVTKGDLSSAKRSLEIALNFYTKILQRSPRNVWAANGIGAALSTFNYLSEGEAVFKQILESGNKCPAALLNSAHVALELGQFKLASQTYKLCLKDHLPENCVEVMHYLARSLYGERRTGEAKMWLLRARHLAPQDPHVIFNLALTIKKETRDLLALPKPECDDLNRSELELKVASKYFSYIQQTQSSVAARSCAKASDDCEVLMGKLKDHLEQVRNLKLADEQRIRLQEQRFQDHLRSLEEQRLKRQEEEEVLRKNLKAKRMEVLERTRKIVNAPLQPKEPKKDSSKGRKNRQEKDGDQEKNQEKSRANKSHKRAANEELDKGVTKKPKSKEFISSDDDSDSEEGIKTNPKAN, from the exons ATGGACGGTATTCTTGGGCTAAGGGACATTTGTCCGAACCTAGAGGGAATGCAACTGCGCACTTGCATTCAAAAAGCG CTGACTTGCTACACCAATAGTCAAAGGCAGACCATTACGAAGCTCCTGGAGGAAGGCATTAAAAAGTGCACAACTCCATATGAATCCTATAAAGCGGATCTGATCAGGGCAAATATCCTGCTGGTGGCCTGCTTCACCAATATGGCCTACGAGGAGCAGGGCAAGCTGCGCATGGCGCTACAGGCCAAGCTTGTAAATATTTTCCAGACACTGGAGGGCTACAAGGGACCCGATGATCTTAGCCTTCGTGTAATCAAGGGATTCGCCCTGATGCTATCACCCAGCACAGCCCCAGAGGCAGATGGCCTGTTTGACGGCATCCTCAGACAGAATTCGAACCATATTCCGGCCCTGATTGGACGTGGGTGCTTGGCCTTCAATCGCCAGGACTACATAGGATCCCTGGGATACTTCAAGAGTGTCCTGATGACAGATCCTGGAGGACCCGTTGATGTTCGCGTAGGGATTGCCCACTGTTTTTGGAAGATGGGTGATCTGATAAGTGCCCGCCGTTCTTTCGAATTTGCTTTCGAGCATAACCGCAGAAGCCAAAATGCGCTACTTGGTATGGCCATCTTAAATCTGAATGAGAGCGACACACAACTTTATAATGAGGGTATTAATCTCCTTAGCGCGGCCTTCGAAATTAATAAGCGACACCCGGTAGCTCTAAGTATTCTGGCTAGCTATTACTATTCCATTGACGATCACCAAATGGCGCTGAGATTGGCTGGAAATGCCATTGGGTTCACCGAAATCCCGCAGCTGAAATCGCACAGTTTCTACCAGGTGGCCAGGAGTCAACATGCCATTGGGGAATACGAGTATGCCAGGATGTACTATCAAAAAGCGGTGGATTCCGCACCGGAAGGCTATGTGCTGCCTCAAATGGGCCTCGCCCAAATGTACCTGAGGGACGGTGAATCCGACAAGGCCAAGATCTGCCTGGAAACATTCCTCAAGTATCTGCCAAACGAATCGAATGCAATGCGGCTATTGGCCAGAATTTATCTTAACGAAAGGTCGCCAGGGCAAGGGGAAAAGGCCATTGAAATGTTGATAAAAGTGGTGGCGAAGCCATCGGCTCACCAGGACTGGGATAGCTGGTTAAGTCTGGCCTTGGCCTATCAGCAGAATGGGCTCTGGGAGTTGGCCATCAATGCATATGACAAGGCTATTACAATATATATGGATCAGAGACTCCAGATCCCTGTCGAGTGGCTAAATAACCAGGCGGTCAGCCAGATGTCGGCCAAACAGCCAGAAAATGCCCTCGCAACCCTCCAGGAGGCGTTTCCCAATATGGGAAGCCAAGAGGATAAACCCAACAAGTCTACTAACTATCTCACAATGCGGTACAACTACGCTAGGATTCTGGAGGCCATGAGAATGTACGAAAAGGCTCAGACGCAGTATAGTAGTATCATCGCCAGCTATCCAGACTACCACGACTGTCACTTGAGACTGGGCCTGATGGCGATGCAGTTGGGTCAGCTGAACAGAGCCTTGGAGCACTTCAAGGATGTCCTGGCCATAGAAAACGACAATATTGGGGCCAG GACCTACCTGGGGGAATGCTATATGATGCTCAGTCTTAGCAAACAGTCCATATACAACTACAGTGTCATTCTGCGTAGCCCTGGAAACACCGAAGACAGCTACTGCTTGATGGCCCTGGGAAACTTCTATCTGAAAAAATGTCAGAACAGCGTGACGAAGGGAGATTTATCGTCAGCCAAAAGAAGTCTGGAAATTGCCTTGAACTTTTACACGAAG ATTCTCCAACGCAGTCCCAGAAACGTTTGGGCAGCCAATGGAATAGGAGCTGCCTTAAGCACCTTTAACTACCTCTCCGAGGGTGAGGCCGTCTTTAAGCAGATTCTCGAGTCTGGAAACAAGTGCCCCGCTGCCCTCCTGAATTCGGCTCACGTAGCCCTGGAACTTGGCCAATTCAAGCTGGCCAGCCAGACCTACAAGCTGTGCCTAAAGGACCATCTACCGGAGAATTGTGTGGAGGTGATGCACTACCTAGCCAGATCTCTGTATGGGGAGAGAAGGACCGGCGAAGCCAAGATGTGGCTGCTCAGGGCCCGACACTTGGCCCCTCAGGATCCGCATGTGATATTCAATCTGGCCCTAACCATTAAGAAGGAAACCAGAGATCTCTTAGCCCTGCCAAAACCGGAGTGTGATGATCTCAACAGATCTGAACTGGAGCTGAAAGTGGCCTCTAA ATATTTTTCCTACATTCAACAAACACAATCTAGCGTTGCTGCACGTTCGTGTGCCAAAGCATCCGACGATTGCGAGGTCTTGATGGGGAAATTAAAGGACCATCTCGAGCAAGTGCGTAATTTGAAGTTAGCGGATGAGCAGCGCATCCGCTTGCAGGAGCAACGCTTCCAGGATCACCTGCGGTCCCTGGAGGAGCAGCGTCTGAAGcggcaggaggaggaggaagtcCTTCGGAAGAACCTGAAGGCCAAGCGGATGGAGGTCCTGGAACGCACCAGGAAAATTGTGAATGCCCCTCTGCAGCCTAAAGAGCCCAAAAAGGATTCCAGCAAGGGCAGGAAAAATCGGCAGGAGAAAGACGGAGATCAGGAGAAGAATCAAGAAAAGTCAAGAGCCAACAAATCTCACAAAAGGGCTGCAAATGAAGAATTGGATAAAGGTGTGACCAAGAAACCCAAGTCAAAAGAATTTATAAGTTCTGATGATGACAGTGATTCGGAAGAAGGCATAAAAACAAATCCTAAAGCCAATTGA
- the LOC119550561 gene encoding RNA polymerase-associated protein CTR9 homolog isoform X2 yields MALRLAGNAIGFTEIPQLKSHSFYQVARSQHAIGEYEYARMYYQKAVDSAPEGYVLPQMGLAQMYLRDGESDKAKICLETFLKYLPNESNAMRLLARIYLNERSPGQGEKAIEMLIKVVAKPSAHQDWDSWLSLALAYQQNGLWELAINAYDKAITIYMDQRLQIPVEWLNNQAVSQMSAKQPENALATLQEAFPNMGSQEDKPNKSTNYLTMRYNYARILEAMRMYEKAQTQYSSIIASYPDYHDCHLRLGLMAMQLGQLNRALEHFKDVLAIENDNIGARTYLGECYMMLSLSKQSIYNYSVILRSPGNTEDSYCLMALGNFYLKKCQNSVTKGDLSSAKRSLEIALNFYTKILQRSPRNVWAANGIGAALSTFNYLSEGEAVFKQILESGNKCPAALLNSAHVALELGQFKLASQTYKLCLKDHLPENCVEVMHYLARSLYGERRTGEAKMWLLRARHLAPQDPHVIFNLALTIKKETRDLLALPKPECDDLNRSELELKVASKYFSYIQQTQSSVAARSCAKASDDCEVLMGKLKDHLEQVRNLKLADEQRIRLQEQRFQDHLRSLEEQRLKRQEEEEVLRKNLKAKRMEVLERTRKIVNAPLQPKEPKKDSSKGRKNRQEKDGDQEKNQEKSRANKSHKRAANEELDKGVTKKPKSKEFISSDDDSDSEEGIKTNPKAN; encoded by the exons ATGGCGCTGAGATTGGCTGGAAATGCCATTGGGTTCACCGAAATCCCGCAGCTGAAATCGCACAGTTTCTACCAGGTGGCCAGGAGTCAACATGCCATTGGGGAATACGAGTATGCCAGGATGTACTATCAAAAAGCGGTGGATTCCGCACCGGAAGGCTATGTGCTGCCTCAAATGGGCCTCGCCCAAATGTACCTGAGGGACGGTGAATCCGACAAGGCCAAGATCTGCCTGGAAACATTCCTCAAGTATCTGCCAAACGAATCGAATGCAATGCGGCTATTGGCCAGAATTTATCTTAACGAAAGGTCGCCAGGGCAAGGGGAAAAGGCCATTGAAATGTTGATAAAAGTGGTGGCGAAGCCATCGGCTCACCAGGACTGGGATAGCTGGTTAAGTCTGGCCTTGGCCTATCAGCAGAATGGGCTCTGGGAGTTGGCCATCAATGCATATGACAAGGCTATTACAATATATATGGATCAGAGACTCCAGATCCCTGTCGAGTGGCTAAATAACCAGGCGGTCAGCCAGATGTCGGCCAAACAGCCAGAAAATGCCCTCGCAACCCTCCAGGAGGCGTTTCCCAATATGGGAAGCCAAGAGGATAAACCCAACAAGTCTACTAACTATCTCACAATGCGGTACAACTACGCTAGGATTCTGGAGGCCATGAGAATGTACGAAAAGGCTCAGACGCAGTATAGTAGTATCATCGCCAGCTATCCAGACTACCACGACTGTCACTTGAGACTGGGCCTGATGGCGATGCAGTTGGGTCAGCTGAACAGAGCCTTGGAGCACTTCAAGGATGTCCTGGCCATAGAAAACGACAATATTGGGGCCAG GACCTACCTGGGGGAATGCTATATGATGCTCAGTCTTAGCAAACAGTCCATATACAACTACAGTGTCATTCTGCGTAGCCCTGGAAACACCGAAGACAGCTACTGCTTGATGGCCCTGGGAAACTTCTATCTGAAAAAATGTCAGAACAGCGTGACGAAGGGAGATTTATCGTCAGCCAAAAGAAGTCTGGAAATTGCCTTGAACTTTTACACGAAG ATTCTCCAACGCAGTCCCAGAAACGTTTGGGCAGCCAATGGAATAGGAGCTGCCTTAAGCACCTTTAACTACCTCTCCGAGGGTGAGGCCGTCTTTAAGCAGATTCTCGAGTCTGGAAACAAGTGCCCCGCTGCCCTCCTGAATTCGGCTCACGTAGCCCTGGAACTTGGCCAATTCAAGCTGGCCAGCCAGACCTACAAGCTGTGCCTAAAGGACCATCTACCGGAGAATTGTGTGGAGGTGATGCACTACCTAGCCAGATCTCTGTATGGGGAGAGAAGGACCGGCGAAGCCAAGATGTGGCTGCTCAGGGCCCGACACTTGGCCCCTCAGGATCCGCATGTGATATTCAATCTGGCCCTAACCATTAAGAAGGAAACCAGAGATCTCTTAGCCCTGCCAAAACCGGAGTGTGATGATCTCAACAGATCTGAACTGGAGCTGAAAGTGGCCTCTAA ATATTTTTCCTACATTCAACAAACACAATCTAGCGTTGCTGCACGTTCGTGTGCCAAAGCATCCGACGATTGCGAGGTCTTGATGGGGAAATTAAAGGACCATCTCGAGCAAGTGCGTAATTTGAAGTTAGCGGATGAGCAGCGCATCCGCTTGCAGGAGCAACGCTTCCAGGATCACCTGCGGTCCCTGGAGGAGCAGCGTCTGAAGcggcaggaggaggaggaagtcCTTCGGAAGAACCTGAAGGCCAAGCGGATGGAGGTCCTGGAACGCACCAGGAAAATTGTGAATGCCCCTCTGCAGCCTAAAGAGCCCAAAAAGGATTCCAGCAAGGGCAGGAAAAATCGGCAGGAGAAAGACGGAGATCAGGAGAAGAATCAAGAAAAGTCAAGAGCCAACAAATCTCACAAAAGGGCTGCAAATGAAGAATTGGATAAAGGTGTGACCAAGAAACCCAAGTCAAAAGAATTTATAAGTTCTGATGATGACAGTGATTCGGAAGAAGGCATAAAAACAAATCCTAAAGCCAATTGA
- the LOC119550696 gene encoding abnormal spindle-like microcephaly-associated protein homolog gives MFSGRVPMMQHTRRGTVPMTEEQRSMKSESQNDSIKSSECRMRLISRTWMLLLDYKQYKAARTIQSNWRGFYYRKMFEDRRKAAITIQRWWRGFSVRNNHYSFVENMLQKRLVDHYHRSATKIQALFRGWWSRHTIHDNSKLLRLQVCAAEDLLNCVAFKLHHLLRTYAIPGVYSLKNSNCLSRVEKLLASLHFRFHNGKEKLQIAKNLADKKKDQQIYKKSARLSDVPFRGARYWSQCKPKCEVALKLSKDIDKRMFRIIEMYDASQRDAQAALAQKNLAYKRQKKLMNNIKKSAERNKRDFCGDVIASMRRWKILVDNNLNVDKNIFRKPENLEKFLAEISPYGKEFENCTCYCRIPVLTEIYCG, from the exons ATGTTCTCAGGTCGAGTCCCCATGATGCAGCACACTCGCAGGGGCACAGTGCCCATGACCGAGGAGCAGCG CAGTATGAAGTCCGAGTCCCAAAATGACTCAATCAAGTCATCTGAATGCAGGATGCGATTGATTTCACG CACCTGGATGCTCCTGCTGGACTACAAGCAGTATAAGGCAGCTCGAACCATCCAATCAAATTGGCGAGGATTCTACTACCGGAAGATGTTCGAGGACAGAAGAAAGGCGGCCATTACAATCCAGCGGTGGTGGCGTGGGTTCTCGGTCAGAAACAATCACTACAGCTTTGTGGAGAACATGCTGCAGAAGCGCCTGGTGGACCACTACCACAGATCGGCCACCAAGATCCAGGCTCTGTTCCGCGGATGGTGGAGTCGCCATACGATCCACGATAATAGCAAGTTGCTCAGGTTGCAGGTCTGCGCCGCCGAGGATCTCCTAAATTGCGTGGCCTTCAAGTTGCACCACCTGCTTCGCACCTACGCCATTCCCGGCGTCTATTCGCTGAAGAACTCCAA CTGCTTGTCGCGAGTAGAGAAACTGCTGGCGAGCCTGCATTTTCGGTTTCACAATGGCAAGGAGAAGCTGCAAATTGCCAAAAATCTGGCCGATAAAAAGAAGGATCaacaaatttataagaaaAGTGCAAGGCTCAGTGATGTTCCGTTCAGAGGAGCGCGATATTGGAGCCAATGCAAGCCAAAGTGCGAGGTAGCCCTGAAATTGTCCAAGGATATTGACAAGCGCATGTTCAGGATCATTGAAATGTACGATGCTTCGCAGAGGGATGCGCAAGCGGCCTTGGCCCAAAAGAATTTGGCATACA aAAGGCAGAAAAAGCTAATGAACAATATAAAGAAGTCGGCTGAGAGAAATAAGCGTGACTTTTGCGGCGATGTTATTGCCAGCATGCGCCGCTGGAAAATCCTGGTGGACAACAACCTGAATGTGgacaaaaacatttttaggaAACCGGAAAATCTAGAGAAGTTCCTCGCCGAAATATCACCTTACGGGAAAGAGTTTGAGAACTGCACCTGCTATTGCCGCATTCCCGTACTAACAGAAATCTATTGCGGCTAA